The Armigeres subalbatus isolate Guangzhou_Male unplaced genomic scaffold, GZ_Asu_2 Contig1836, whole genome shotgun sequence genome segment CTCTTTCGTGTCTTAATAAAATTAAGTAGTGTTCGCGAATAAAAGTGTTTCTGTTCTACTGGAAACGAATAGTTTTTTGAAGTGTCCGAAAGAAATCCGCGACGGCGCGAACATTTGGTCCTCCACGAACCGGATCTGTGTATCTGCATCGGACACTTAAGCctcaaacgcaatacaacggaacggcgacggaaacggaaaatttgacagttggcccatatattttctgtcaaatttttcgtttccgtcgccgttccgttgtattgcgtttggggctttaggaTCCATAAGAAGGCCCTGCAGAAGAAAGTTCTGTGTAATGCTAGACTGAAAAATTAGACAATAAGTGCGCGAAAGCCATCGGTGAATAATTCGCACGGCTCGGAAAACGAAAAAAGTGAAgtgaactcgattctgttccACGCCGACGAAAGGAGATATCGTCGCCATCGCAGACTACGACGCAATTCTTCAGCAGCAGTACAACGGTCATTTTGTTCGACGAACCCAAGAACCATCCAGCGCCATTATACGGGATCGCCCCACAAAGGACATTTTGGATTGATTGAAGGGAAGTAGTGCATGTATGAATGGTGTCATCGGCTTGTGGCTAATAAATTGATGATAAAGTGCGGTTGAAGGTTTGAAACAAGAAAGCTACCAAGGGCTGAACAATCTAGTTGGAGTATACGAAAAAAATctgcaaatgcttcaaaagatcGGCGAAAAAACTAGTGGATGGAGTACGATTCTGGCCCACATGGTGTCTTCCCGGCTGGATCCTGCCACATTACGGCAGTGGGAAACGCACCACAACTCCAAAGAGGTACCTACCTACAACAGTCTTATCACCTACTTGCGCAGCTACTGTTCAGTCCTGCAATCCGTTGCTCCAACGAAATCTAACTATTCAGATCAACGTGCACTGAAGCCGTCTGTATGTCACACTGTTGTCAAATCATCGCACAAGTGCCCATTCTGCAACGAATCGTGGCATTCAGCGTTTGTTTGTAGCGCATTCCAAAGTTTATTGATTCCAGAACGAAACGAAACAGTGTTCAAGGCAAAATTGTGCCGGAACTGGCTGAGTCCTGGTCACTTTTCCAGGAACTGTGAAAGAGGCGTTTACCGTCATTGTGAACAGAAGCACCACACCCTGCTGCATAGCGCTCCTACCAGATCCTCCGTTTCAAAATCGCAAACAAATCCTCCGATTCAAAACAGTCGACAGCCACAATCCAATTCACCAAACCCGAACCAACCGACACAAATCGAAAGCACCTCTATGCACACCAATTAGCAAGAACAAAGCACTTTAGACCCAGCCACAAATACAGCCACAAGTCAGACACACGTTGCACTCCCAATCACACCCACACACAACATCCTACTTTCAACCGCCCTCGTCAATGTTAAAGATCGGTATGGTAATACCATGCTGGCACGAGCTCTGCTGGATTCATGTTCTCAGCACTGCTTGATGACGAAGGAATTTTCTAGCCGACTAAGATTCCACGAAGTTCCATCATATCTATCCGTTCAAGGTATCGGACTATCTGCAAGTACTTCTACCAGATTAGTCAGTGCGCTAGTTAGTTCAAGAAATGATCGCATTTCATCATTCGCACAAGAGATGCATTTTCATGTCCTTCCACGATTAACGGTTTCACTACCGACGGCAAGGTGCGATCCTGGGGAATGGAAGCTTCCAGAGTCATCACTCTGGGCTGATCCTCGGTTTTATGAGCCAGGTCCAGTAGATATCATTATCGGTGCGGAATTCTACATGGATCTCTTGGTGAACGAGCAACGCAAGGCAACTGTAGTGGGTCCCACGCTTCAAAATACTGAACTGGGATGGATCGTCTCCGGAAAGGTTCCGGATAGTACTCTCAGTGAATCACAATCGCTTATCGTCGTCTGTTCCACTTCCGACCTTCAAGATCAACTTGCCAAGTTCTGGGAGCTGGAAACATGTCGTATAGCCAGAGTACACTCTCTGTTGAGGAGTCAACCTGTGAGGAGCATTTTGATCGGACAACGATCAGAGACGAGACGGGGAGATTCATCGTTACGCTGCCAAAGAAAAACATGATACTTGGCCAGTTGGGCCATTCAGAAACCACTGCGATTAAACGACTGATAGGCATGGAACGTCGTTTCTGCGGAAATCCAGAGCTAAAGAAGATGTATACCGAGTTTATCCAAGAGTATCTTGAGCTTGGACATATGAAGGAAGCTGTGGAGGAAGAAAAAGACGCTGTCACAAGATATTACCTTCCGCATCATGCTGTTTTCAAACCAGAAAGCACAACCACGAAGCTACGTGTAGTCTTCGATGCTTCTTGTCCAACTTCAACAGGAATTTCATTGAATGATGCTCTTCTGGTGGGTCCTGTCTTGCAGGATGATCTGACTAGTATTACTCTTCGCTTTCGCACCCATCGTATTGCTGTGAATGCTGATATCGCCAAGATGTACAGAATGATCGGAGTTCAAAGAGAAGATCATCCATTGCAGAGTATTAAATGGCGAAACGATATTTCTGAACCAATTCGTACGTTTGAGCTGTCAACTGTTACTTACGGAACATCATCAGCTCCGTACTTAGCCACTAAATGCTTGCAACGCCTTGCAGATGATGGGGAATCCACACACCCAATAGCATCCAGAGTGATCAGGAAAGACTTTTATGTCGACGACATGCTTTCCGGCGTAGATACGTTAGCATTAGGTCAGAGGATGGTTCGTGATATCATTGAACTTTCTGAATCAGCAGGATTCTTGCTTCGAAAGTGGAACTCTAACAGTAAAGAACTTCTTGAAGTCGTACCGAAAAACTTGAGAGACGATCGCTCGGTGCTGGAGTTAAAAGGGTCCGAAACAACCGTCAAAACTTTAGGATTAGCATGGGAGCCCAGCTCAGATGTCTTTCGTTTCACATATCCGTCATTCAATTGGGCAACGTCAATCACGAAGCGCGTGGTTGTCTCGGATGTGTCTCGTCTCTTCGACCCACTTGGTCTAGTTGGTCCTGTCATCATTCAAGCCAAGATTTTTATTCAGGATCTGTGGAAGGATAACAGCGACTGGGATGAACCACTCAACCCTGAGCATCAAGCACAATGGCAGGAGTTTCGGAGAAATCTTACAGGACTAGAAAACCTTACAGTTCCTCGGTGGGTGGGAACCGGTGGTAATACCAAGACGGAGCTCCATGGATTCTGCGATGCTTCAAACAAAGCATATGGAGCCTGCTTCTACATTCGAACGATCTCCGAAACGGGGGAGGTGTGTGTGAGGTTATTGACAGCGAAGTCACGTGTTGCTCCTCTGGACAATCCGAAAAAAGGAAACAAGCGACTTTCCACTCGAGACTAGAGCTTTCATCTGCTGTGTTGCTGGCCCATCTATTCGAGAAAATCACAAACAGTATTGGCATAGAAACGAAGTGCTTCTTTTGGACGGACTCCACGAtcgtaaaatgttggttggCATCATCGCCATCAAGATGAAAGCAATTCATCGCAAATAGAGTTTCGGAGATCCAACACATTACCAAGTGTGGTGTCTGGAATCATGTAGCTGGTCTAAAAAATCCTGCGGATATTATTTCTCGTGGTAATATTCCAGCGCAATTACAATATGAATCACTATGGTTCAACGGTTCGCACTGGTTAAGTTCAGATGAACATAACTGGCCTTCAGCTTCACAGATTCACGAAGAAGACTTTGATCCTTCAGTGCTTGACACCAAGAGCATAACAGCTGCATTATCAACATTTCCTCCCAATGAAATATTCAGTTTAAAACTGTCGTGTACGGAGCTTCTACGACTCACCGCTTGGATTCAAAGGTTTTGCTACAACTCTAAAACGTCGAATCGTAACAACCGTCGTAAAGGTAAACTTACCGTGCATGAATTAGATGAAGCACTGGATTCTCTAGTACGCGTCTCCCAGCTTGAATGTTTCCAACAAGAGGTAGCCGACCTATCAATGGGTAAAGAAATTCGAGAATCATCGAAACTGTCGCCCTTGCACCCGGAGCTTAGGAAAGGCATAATTTGCGTTGGCGGCCGGCTTCGTCACGCTCAAATTGCAACTCGTCGTAAGCACCCGTACATCCTTGATCACCAGCATCCGTTTACGCTCCTCATTATTGCACACTACCACCGGAAGCTATTACATGGTGGACAACAGCTGATGATTTCGGCCATTCGAGAACGTTTCTGGCCTACTAGTATCCGGAATCTGGTACGGAAAGTCATTCACAGATGTATACCTTGCTTCAGGGCGAAACCAAAACGTCAAGATCAGCTAATGGCAGACCTGCCTCCCGAGAGAGTGAACCCCTGTTCTCCATTTCAAAGGGTAGGCGTTGATTATTGCGGCCCATTCCAGATCGCCTATCCACAACGTTGTAGTCGTCCTGTAAAAATCTTTATAGCCGTTTACGTATGTCTAGTGACCAAAACAGTGCACCTAGAACTAGCGTCTGACCTTTCCGCACAAGCTTTTATTGCCACCTTGAAACGCTTCTCTTCTCGGCGCGGCAAGCCGTAGATTATCATGTGTGACAATGGAACTAACTTTGCCGGTGCAAGACGACAGTTAGAACATTTGCGTCACTTGTTCAACAACCAGCAGTTTCAACAATACGTATACAGGCATTCTGCAGATGAAGAGATCCAGTTTAGATTTATCCCAGCTCGTTCGCCAAATTTCGGTGGACTTTGGGAATCTGCAGTCAAGTCGTTTAAACTACTTTTCAAGAGAACGATTGGCTCGCACACCCTACTATACGATGAGATGCTAACAGTCCTAACGCAAATGGAAGCAGTAATTTTCGGCCCCTTACACCGCTTAGTAATGACCCGGACGATTATGAAGCTTTGACCCCCGGACATTTTTTAATTCAGCGACCTCTGACAGCAATTCCAGAGCCCGATTTGGATGGAATCCCAGAGAATAGATTAGCGGCCTACCAAAAGGCTCAACGATATACGCAATTATTGTGGAAAAAATGGTCGCAGCTCTACTTGTCAGATTTGCACAATAGGACGAAGTGGACAGTGCGACGAGAGAATATAGCTGTAGGGACGATGGTAGTTTTGAAGGATGAAAAACTTCCACCTCTATCATGGCTGCTTGGGCGGGTAACCGAGACTTATGCTGGTAAAGACCAGGTACCTATCGTAGAGCTATCTCGAAGGTCTGCGTGCTACCAATCCGAGATAATGTTATTCTATCTAACGGGGAGAACTAGGACTCCTCCAACGGCGGAGGTTGAAAGGCCTCCGCACGCCAGTTAAGTCATTTGCATTTTATGTTTTTTGTAAAAAGTAACCCGTTCATCTTTCCCCCAGCAACTGTGTCCAAATGTCCCGGAGTTGTCTAAATTGTTGGCTGGCTAGCCATTCCTTTAATGTCATTTGAGGTCTGTACGGTTACGGTGGTTATTCGAGGTTGCATGAAGTGTCAAACCATTCGATAATGAACGTTCTGCGGCATTTTATGCCAACATTCCCGCACCTTTTGATTAATATGGACTCGTTTGAGGACAATGCTACATCATCGAGTAAGAGCGAACTTCTTCCGTACTGCGCTGCAACTTTGTAGAGAAGCCAAGGTCCTTAAATTCATCGCAGCATCGCCAAAGCAACTATAAGAGGGTCAACGATGCTATCCGGCATCCTCGCAGGCCAAGCAGGCCTGCGATCCAGGCAAGTCATTTCATTATATGGTTAAAAGGTAAAAAGCACCCTCTCATATTTTCCAGCGACATAATCGGCATCCTATTGTCGGTCCAGCATATATTACGGAGAAGGTATATCGGAGACTCGAAACATGCGATATTATCAACTGCAAGAAGATGATGGGTCTTGTGATGACCTATACCAGGAACAGATGCCAACCGGCATCCGCGCGAACCATGGAGGCCTGCGATTCAAACAAGTCGTTTGTTTTATGATTATTAAGGTAAAAAAGCACCTGCTCATCTGTTTCAGCATATCATTCTGTACCAGCATCGTTTTCGGAAGTAATTAACTCAGCAGGAGCCAATCGTGAAATTTGTAGTTTTATGGAAGTCGCAAAGCCCACTGCTATCGAGGGCTATCATGAGCATCGTCGTTACCTGAATACCAGCAGCTGTACAGTCCATTTTCAACCAACTCCAAATAGCAGCATCACAGAAAACCCTATCGCCGCAACCGACCAACGACATGTCAACACAGCATCCGAATATGTAGTATGGAACAAGATTTGccgatcaaaacaaacacagtTTGCATTCGTAGGTAATAAGAAGAAGCAGGAGGACTAGAGTGAGACAATTGTTGAAACCAAATTTCAAGGTGGCCGGCATATGTTGAAGTAAGACAAAAACATTTGATCGAAAGTCTTTTTTTGCTTGAGCATCCCTCTGTTATCATGAttttcttttctctctttgctcACTTATGTATCTCCGATCATCTGAGTTTTGTAGGCATATATTGTATGTaaatcttcttatatataaaaatgaaatggtctgtgttcgtatccgcataactcaaaaaaggctggatggatttttttaatttattcagcagaaacattcgttatagtttccgacgggtttataggGTATTCTCCCATGTGGAAACCAAGACTAAAGCtaagaaaattgtgaaaaactaaaacttgAGTTTGTATGTGAatctttgcatgggcagttgaAAACGCACAtttccgcctactatgcaggacaacgtctgccgggtcgactagtagtaTATAGAAAGTaggataaataaacaaaaatagttAGTTGAAAAAAAACCGTCGCGGAGTAAACATCATCGCTCTTTCGTGTCTTAATAAAATTAAGTAGTGTTCGCGAATAAAAGTGTCTGTTCTACTGGAAACGAATAGTTTTTTGAAGTGTCCGAAAGAAATCCGCGACGGCGCGAAcaggtgtctttataattatttccagattttgaggtcaaaatcaacagagatgtataaaatttactcaaagatcgaaagttcaagttaaaaacaggtgcctagtaaaatttcagccaaatcgaatcgctacgaatcgagatatcgatcctcaatcatgatgaaaatgtatgaaaatcatgcttgtctttatacttatttccggcggtatataTAGAAGCTCCATAATATATCGCTGCAATCGTGTGACCGTGATCGTGTTCTTACCGTATTTTCCTAAATTTCCTATCAGAGGCTTATGATCAGTGTAAATTATGAACTTTTTTCCGtataaaaatttatgaatttttttaCGGTACACACGACTGCCAAAGCTTCAAGGTGCAATATTGGATATTTTCGTTGAGCCTCGTTTAGCGTAAAAGATGTACAACTCACTGGTTTTTCTTCTCCATTGACCACATGAGCCATGACACCCCCTAGTCCATAGGTACATGTAACCGTTACAATGACTACGGGGTTTTCCGGATCAAAGTACTCCAAAAGTCTCGGTTTGAGAAAATAACGTTTACAATCGTTAAACACATTGTTACACTCATCTGACCAAACATACTTAACATTTTTCTCCAGTAAACCATAAAGACAAAGAATCCGAGAtagatttggaataaattttgcaCAGTATGTTATCAATCCCAAAAAGCCTTGAGCTCCGAAACGTTCTGTGGAGCCTTGGCTTCACGGATAGTACCCACCTTTTCCTGACAAGGTAATAAACCCTGGTCAGTTAAAATGTGGCCCAAATATGGCAGAACATTTACAAAAAATTTGCATTTATTGAAATTCACTTTTATATTAGCCTTAGCCAATCGTTCTAAAACTAAATAAAGGTTTCTTTTACAATCTTCAAAATCTCTTCCGGATATCAGTACGTCGTCTAAGTAGCATGTTACGTtgtctttttgaaaaattgaggcACTTGATGATGCTCTTTGTGGTAACCTATTGTAAACATAAAGTCCTTTTAGTGTATTTATTACCATGAACCGTTTGGATCTCTCCGTTAGTGGCAGTTGTGTATAGGCCCCCTCTAGGTCcaaagaacaaaatatttttgtccCGGCCAAAGTAGCAAAAATGTCCTGAGCTACTGGCAAAGGGTATGTGTTCGGCACCAAAACCTTGTTGATTGAGACCTTACAGTCTATTACGAGACGGATTTCTTGATTCTTTTTTACCACTGCTATCACCGGAgatgcaaaatggtgggttgacatcaaggaaggagcgcccaacagagctctggtccccacaagtccctatctcacgcttccacgggtcgtccgatgacaaaagaccgccagctaggggttgtgtacttagctggtagtgcagcctgggcactgttgtccttctgacatcagctagagtgagaaggtacgcctcgagcgtctgttcaccaggaggtgcggctcaaacagcgtctgcctggtacccagcggctgattaacgaaatgctgtatcgcgtcagctatacctaaggtggcagccccatcatcgcgatgtaggtaacgcgaccccggtaaggtggcttactgaagcctctcaaataccacgataaatggagatagaagaaaaagagaacgttatttttggcaaccgacccggcaacgaaataaggactatgattggaaactcggtacctggaatgtcaggaccctaaatgaacctggacgagtgagccttccggctcgtgaactgcagaaggttggagtgaacgtggccgctattcaagaagtcaatggcccagatccggagaacgtgaattgcGAGCCGTGTACcccgaccaacactgcattcaaatataacatctatcacagcggcggcggcaaagcagagcatggagttggtttcgtagtgatgggcaagcagatgaagcgagtgaggcggtggaaacccattagcgaacgaatctatggggcaaattcttcaattacagcctaatcaacgtttacgcaccgacaaacgataaatcctaCGACGTGAAGgacgcgttttatgaatgtcttgataaagcctatggagagtgcccaaagcatgacgtgaaaattgttatcggagacgctaacgctcaggtcggtagagaggacttttccgtcccataattggtagggagagccttcactccgctaccaatgacaacagcctacggctagtaaattttgctgctgccagagggatggccatcagtagcacctactttgcacgaaagaacatccgaaagcacacctggagacacccaaatggtgaaacttgcaaccagatagaccatgttttggtggatgggcgccatttctcggatgttatcgatgtgcggacatttagaggtccgaacattgactctgatcactacctcgttgtcagtaaaattcgatcacggttgtcaactgtatcgaacgaaagatcacagcgaacgatgcgttacaatatccagcgattgtcggcggaaggaatatcggctgagtaccgccagaagctcgacgaacggataagtgcaatcaacgttagcgacaacatcaacgatctatgggagtcgatccatggagcggtgagcacaacagcacgagaagtggtaggcactgcacagatgcgacccaggacgggttggttcgatgtggagtgtcagagagtgacagacgaaaagaacgttgccagaagccggatgttggtgtcaggtacccgatcgaatagagatcggtacaaggaagcaagagcagccgaaaaacgaacccaccgcaggaaaaagagtacgaagaacaagtgattagtgagacgcaggaaaaaatggagcagaacgatatgcggaggttttatgagtctgtcaatggcgtgcggagaaagacagcgccatctcccgtcatgtgcaacgaccaacaagggaatttgctgacagataaagccgaagtggctgccaagtggaagcaacacttcgagactttgttgaatagtggaagtgacggtgcatcggtgtgCAGAATTAATATTAGCGACGaaggacaagctgtggagtcgccaacactagatgaggttaaaaaagctgttaaagagctggctcccggctgaacttctcaaacatggcagtgagcagctttatgaagttctgcaccatattatgtcgaaaatatgggaagacgatgAATTGCCtactagctggttggacggcctcatttgccctctctttaagaaagggcacagactggagtgcgccaattaccgaggaataaccctccttaattcggcgtacaaaattatgtcccgtattctgtttaacagattgagaccgcttgaagagtccttcgtcggcgaataccaagcaggttttcgtgaagccgatcaacgacggatcaaatgtttaccctgaggcaaatccttgataaattccgggagtacaacttgcagacacatcatctgtttattgatttcaaggcggcgtacgattcagtgaaacggaatgaattatggcaaattatgcttgaacatgttttttcggcgaaactgatacggctgattcgtataacgttggacagatcgaaatcaagtgtaaggttTGCGGataaaatatcgacgtcatttgttaccttagatggattaaagcagggtgatgcactctcgaacctacctGTTCAATATatcgctcgagggagcgattaggagagccggtgtgcaaagaagcggtaccattatcacaaaatcgcatatgctcctgggatttgcggacgatgtcgatattatcggaattgatcgccgtgccgtggaagaggcttttgcgccttttaagaggaagacagcgaggattgaactcacgatcaataccagcaaaacgaagtacatggtcgctggcaatcaacgtgggatcattagtggtggtggtagtgaaatggtgctggatggtggaaaatttgaagtagtagaagaatttgtgtatcttggaacattagtgacgtgcgataatgatgttacccgcgaggtgaaaaggcgtattgcagctgcaaatagggcttattacggacttcgtaaccagcttaagtctcgtagtctgcaaacgaaaacaaaactcgcgctgtatactactctgattcttccggtggctttatatggccatgagacatggacgttaaaggaagcTGATCGGAGAGTTCTCGGAGTGTTttaggtgctgcggacaatactcggcggtaaacaggagaacggtatctggcggcgtcgcatgaatcacgaattgtaccaggtgtataaagggctggatattattaggcttatacaacacggcagactacggtgggctggtcacgttgttcgtatcccggaagaacgtcaagcgaagataatatttggcagaaaacccggaagaggccgcaggcttcgtggaaggccgcgtacacgatggctttttgcagttgaagaggacctgaaggcgctcaatgttcagggcgacccaggatcgagtccagtggagaaagatactccattcggcgtaggttcatcgaagagctgtagcccatcaagtatcaagtaagtatcacCGGAGAAGCCCATTCACTAGCTTCAATGGGTGTTATTATACCATCTTTTTCAAAACCATCCAAATAATCcaaaacttttcgtttcaagcGTAAAGGGACCTGGTATGCTTTCTTAAAAACTGGAGTATTGTCTTTTAGTACTAAGTCTCCTTTATAACCAACTATTGGCTTCGAAAAATCTCGATCAAAAACCGTAGGAAACTTACTTTTTAAATCAGTAACTGTCTTTTCCTCCTTCAACACGTTGACAGCAGTTGCTGTTGTCGCAGGGCTAGTAAAAGTTTCTCTCCATCCCGAATAAAACTCGTCCAGCCAGGTCCGTCCCATGAGAGGTACAAAATCACTTTGACATTTCAACACAACTAAATACAGCCTCTGCTGGTTGTTTCGTAATTTGACTAAAACTTCAACCTTACCCAGAACCTTCTAAACGCTTATTGCAAACATGCATAGGAAGGTGGctcaatttgttttacaaataaTTGTTCGGAGATGACTGATTCCGCAGAATCACAATCTATCTCCATAGACAGTCGTCTATCTTCAACAACCACCTCCACATGACATggattgtttattttattaattgatGAGATCGTCATGCCGCGCATATCATTCTCAGAATCTGAAATCACGTCCGATTCGATGTCCTTTTTTAATCGCTTGAACAACCCCGATGTACTAGAGGAAGTTGGCTTTGGTGAGTCTGCAAAGTTTACACTGGATTTTGCTTTAGGTGAATTGACTCGCTTTAGTttataccgtgcgggaccgaaatccgtacagcaccgaaatccgtccacctcatgagatatcaatgaattaaaggaggttaaaggtaattaatgtaggaataattaatcttatcctgttcagatacttgacagtaagcttttagggcatagaattggaaagaaggctttgaaattaaaacaacaaaaatcaaaaacaaatctccacc includes the following:
- the LOC134203395 gene encoding uncharacterized protein LOC134203395 codes for the protein MSYSQSTLSVEESTCEEHFDRTTIRDETGRFIVTLPKKNMILGQLGHSETTAIKRLIGMERRFCGNPELKKMYTEFIQEYLELGHMKEAVEEEKDAVTRYYLPHHAVFKPESTTTKLRVVFDASCPTSTGISLNDALLVGPVLQDDLTSITLRFRTHRIAVNADIAKMYRMIGVQREDHPLQSIKWRNDISEPIRTFELSTVTYGTSSAPYLATKCLQRLADDGESTHPIASRVIRKDFYVDDMLSGVDTLALGQRMVRDIIELSESAGFLLRKWNSNSKELLEVVPKNLRDDRSVLELKGSETTVKTLGLAWEPSSDVFRFTYPSFNWATSITKRVVVSDVSRLFDPLGLVGPVIIQAKIFIQDLWKDNSDWDEPLNPEHQAQWQEFRRNLTGLENLTVPRWVGTGGNTKTELHGFCDASNKAYGACFYIRTISETGEVCVRLLTAKSRVAPLDNPKKGNKRLSTRD